atgatgatgataaaaaaatcaattatgtATACGGTTAATTATGAAAGATGAACATTCACTTCCCAGCCTAAatgaaattaatcaaaattaggACTTTCGGTACTCATGGATACCCCAAACTCAAAAATAGTCTAAAGGAAACAATCGGTATCTCACACAATATGTTTTTTGAGTACTCAAATACCCGCCACAGGTTTCCGAACCCGACGAATCGAGCTCTCAAATACTCATAAACTTATAaacttatgaaaaataaaactagAAGGAAAATAACTAAGTAAAATAGGAAAATCTAATttgtagaaagaaaaacaattacttttaatatttttccatCTACTAATTATATTAACTAGGAAATAGATAAAACCTAAAATATAACTTGCTTAACGTCCGAGTCTTATATTCTATAACTGCATCACCCTTATCGCCCTTGAGCTATTTGAACAAGCACATCTTGTGCTATGCAATACACTTTGTAGTTTGAACttttaaaatttacaaaataatttaaattttgatgTGATGTTCACTTTATGTAGAACGTTGGAGTTTTTGTTGGGTGTATTCTTAATGTGACAATTGAAAGATAGTCCCTTCTTTGGGTGGCACAGGATTTTTTGTAGTTTTATTTAGTGAATTAGGTGAAGAGTATAAAATAAgaatgatgaaataaagtagataaaaaaaggtctttatttttaaaaatgaatcatggacaaactaaaaagtaaagtgaGTCCTCCTCGATGGATGGGGAGGAGTACTAGTTTGTAAAATACACAACATAAATTAGCTTTAATTCTTAACATAATTTTATACACTGCAACAACTCCAAATTTGAAATTGAGCACAACCACAGGAGTAGAAACGCAACTCAAACACAAGCTCTCATGACATCCAAAAACGTAAAAAAAGTAATTCGAAACAACCAATGAATGAGTCCCAAATTAAACACAAGGAAAGCACAAAATCCTCCTTTAGTCTTCCAATCTATGTTCCCCTGAGTGTTGGTGCAGCTCCGCTGTGTCTCTTCTTCGTCTTATATGTATAACCAACCCCAAAAAAGAATTCCACTAACCATCTTGGCCTTCCACTCCTTATAATCATGTATCCAATTCCAATCCCAACTACGAATCCACTTCCATATCCCATCACAACACTTCGCCAACCAAATCCATCTATGAATTCATATTCATCATCACTTTCTTCTTCTCCAGGATGCACCGATTTCCCATTCTCGTCTTTGCATTTTCTCGTCAATGGAACACCACACAATCCCAAGTTTCCTATATATGAGTCATTCTCAAATGTGTTGAACTGGTTAGATCGGGGTATTTGCCCAACAAGATTGTTCATTGAAAGGTTTAATTTCGCAAGAAATGTCAACCTTGTCAATTCACCTGGAATTTCTCCATCCAGTTTGTTTGTTGACAAATCCATCGATTCGAGTTGGCTCATGTTTCCAAGAGATGAAGGTATATGTCCTATGAGGCTATTGTGGGATAGGTTCAAGTATTTGAGAATCTTAAGATTTCCTATGGAAGGTGGAATAGTCCCAGAGAAACTATTTGAGGATAAATCAATTGTTGTGAAGGTATCAAGTAGTCTATTCAACAACTGATCCTGACCTTTCAAGGTGATTATCATATCCACAAAAGCTAGATACtggtcatcttcttctttttctatgTCATAAGAACTCTCTGTGTCATCTCTTTGCTTTTCCTCTATCATTGCTATGAAATTCTTGAAATATCTTTCAGGGAGAGAGCCTACAAATGCATTATGAGATATATCTAGAACTTGTAACATAGGAAATGGAAGTTTGGTAGGCGAAGGAAGTGATAAGTTGCCATCAAACTTGTTAGACTTCAACACTAGCACTTTAAGCTTGGGAAGGCGTTCCATCCAAAAGGGAAATTCATCTTGTATTCTATTATTTCCAATGTCGAGACCCCTTAGACTTTGGCAATTGACTAAGGATTTAGGTAATCGTCCGTGGAATTTGTTATTACCCAAATTGATGGAAACGAGACTACAATTCTCAGAAAAGATAGATGGAATGAGGCCACTAAGGTGATTCATGTTTAGGTGAAAGAGGATCAATGATCTGCTTAAGTTTCCAAAGCACTGTGATATTCTTCCTTCAAAAGTATTATTCAAGAGAAGAAGATATGAGCTCTTTCTACTTTTGTTCTAGTCtagtaatggaattccattttaatgaaggggTTTAGATGTattccgactcagggagtgacgcacaacaattatgcgtcgttattaatgaacgacgcacaacccttatgcgtctttggttaatgacgcacaagggttatgcgtcgttcaaagacgcataagaattatgcgtcttaccctagtgacgcataacccttatgcgtcacactggtaagcatttccgcctgtcacccgggtgacccgggttcgatccctggcaacggcgcaattttttaagtgattagtatttgataaaaatgagttattctaaacatttatttttggcaATGCTTACCAAAAATTATGCGCCtttgccggggatcgaacccggatcacccgggtgacaggcgggaatgcttaccagtgtgacgcataagggttatgcgtcattagggtaagacgcataattcttatgcgtctttgaacgacgcataacccttgtgcgtcattaaccaaagacgcataagggttgtgcgtcgttcattaataacgacgcataagggttgtgcgtcactccctgagtcggaatacaactaaacttcttcattaaaatggaattccattaacatgCATTACCCAAAAAAGAATTGTTCCAAGAAGGAATATCGAAGATGTGACAGCTTGCAGAGGGAGGATGAGAGCTCACCATTTAATTTGTTGGAAGAGAGATATAAGTCCTCCATATTTGTAAGATTCCCAATGGTGGATGGAATTGTACCTTCAAAccatttattgaaatataagaaggatataaatcaaatttcTTCACATCTAAAATTGTACTACATGCATATCATGTTGTGAActaaactaatactccatattataGATAAAAGCACCATTTGATTTGTAGGGACATATACTATAGCCATAACTCATAAGTATGTATTCTCAATTGTGGATGGTACAAGTTTGAGACATATCACTACAAAATAAACGCCAATTAGTGACGGAATAGTGACAGCGACAGTTAGCTCAAGAATTAGTGACAGACAAAATGACTGAAAACCTTCAGTCACTATTAAGTGACGGATTACTATTCACTAATACTAACTTACCATTTATGTTTTCCGTCATCAAGTGGATTAGTAACTTTAGTGACTTATAAATCCGTCACTAAAGTTTTATAGTGACAAGTATTTTAATGACGCACCTGCCAATACCAATTCTGCCACTAACCATGTTAAGTGCCTAATGTATGAACTTTTCAATGTCTTGTGTTCGAACATATCTAGATTATTCATGTTAATATCCAGAGTAACGAAATTCACTACTCATACCTAGCTCGCATATAGGAAATCATTATAACAAAAACtattataaaaatgacataatatgCTATGTATTCTGAGAGTTATAAAAATGCGCAACAAGATTATTTAATGAATGTCTAGTTGCAGACGAGAATGGGAGCTCACCATTTAATTTGTTGGAAGAGAGACCTAAGGCCCGCAGATTTGTAAGATTTCCAATGGTGGATGGTATTGGACCTTCAAATCATTTATTCGAAATATAAGAAGGATATGAATCAAATTTCTTTACTTTTAAAAATGTAGACGGACAACAATATAGGAAATCTGCCTAGCTTGCATATAGGAAATCagggttgtattatataccaaactagttttaaacactgaacgccaaacacatcattatataataatgcagagttcattacaactttatttgtagttcattatagggaattctgagatttaaaaacaatgacatcatcatgcataatttagaaatctagttcattatatgtttgttattagttcattataatgaactcaatgttatcatataatgatgttgttcggcgtttaaggtttaagagtggttcGGTATTGATCGTAATCCTAGGAAATCATTATAACAAAAACtattataaaaatgacataatatgCTATGTATTCTGAAAGTTATAAAAATGCGCAACAAGATTATTTAATGAATGTCTAGTTGCAGACGAGAAGGGAGCTTACCATTTAATTTGTTGAAAGAGAGATTTAAGGTCCACATATTTGTAAGATTCCCAATGGTGGATGGTATTGGACCTTCAAACCATTTATTCGAAATATAAGaaggatataaatcaaatttcTTTACATCTAAAATTGTACTACATGCATATTATGTTGTGAACTAAACTACTACTCCATATTGTAGATAAAAGCACCATTTAATTTGTTGAGACATATATATCCATAACTCACAAGTATAGATTCTCAATTGTGGATAGTACAAGTTTGAGAATTAGCCATTACTAATATGGTAATATCCCGAGGAACAAAATTCATGTTCTAGCAGGCATGTAGGGAATCAATATAACAAAATATTCTAGAAATGACATAGTATTTTAGGTTTATATTGAGATATTTATATAATGTCACTTCATACTAGCATGACATCTTGCACTCGAGTAGTTATTAAATTTGGTATTTGGCCAACAAGATTACTCAAGAGATGTCAAGTTGCAAATGGAAGATGAGAGCTCACCATTTAATCTGTTGGAAGAGAGAAGCAAGTACACCAGATTTGTAAGACTCCCAATGGTTGATGGTAATGGACCTTCGAAcaatatattttaaagttaaataaggatataaatcaaaattctcTACTCTTAAAATGTAAATGTATGAATAGCATTTTAATAGCACATTTATGAGTAATGCATTGCATtctttataaaaagtatttaattCAAAATCATGATCGTTTCAAACCgtcattaaaaagaaaaagaaattcacTATGGAATACAATGCATTGTTTTCCAACTCCCATTCAATCGGTTTACGCCTCTAGGTATTTCACCTGAAAAATTATTGATTGAAAGGTCCAGCCACCTCATTTTTTGTAGGTTTCCTATCTCTGGTGGGATGCTGCCTGAAAACGAGTtataagagagaaatagataATCGAGGTTTGTGAGCAAGCCTATTTCTGATGGAAGTTCCCCACTGAATTCATTGTCTAGAATTTCTAGTGCGATTAGTTTTCTCCAACTCTTGAAGAAACGGGGCAATATTTCACCAGTCAGGCTATTACCAGTTAGTATCAAATAAGATATATTGCCCAGATTTGAAAAGGATGGCGGCAATGGCCCCGAGAGTGAATTCTGGGATAAATCTAAGTAGGTCAGCTTGTTACACAGGCCGAGCTCTCGGGGAATGGAGGAATTGAACCTGTTCCTTCGAAGATCTAGACTTTGGAGATTCGTGAGTAGGCCGAGCTCTCGGGGAATGGAGGAATTGAATCTGTTCAGTCTAAGGTCTAGAGTTCGGAGATTCGTGAGTAAGCCTATAGAAGTAGGGATTTCTCCTACAAACGAATTATTGTACAGCTCTAGATTTTGCAGGCTTGGAATAAGGCTTACTGTATCAAGAATGTTGCCAGAGAAAAAGTTGTTGCCGAGGTGAAGATCCTTCAACTTGGAGAGGTTAGTGATATTTGGTGACAGGGGGCCTTGAAAACTATTGCTGGTGAGGTTAAGATATTCGAGTTTGACCAATTTGGTGAACAAAGTTTCAGGAATTTGGCCTGTGAAGGTGTTTAGAGACAAATGAAGGAAAGTAAGGTTGAGACATGTGGTTATGAAGTGTGGGAATTCAGAGTTGATCTCATTCCAACCAAGATTAAGGTGAGTTAGGAAAGGAAAAGTGGGAAATCTAGACCAGTCAGGAGATTTAAAGTAATTAGACCCCAAATCCAAGAAGCAAACCTTCCTCAGATTGCCAATCTGATATGGGATTTCTCCAACCATATGGTTCTTGGAGAAGCTCAAGTATCGAAGCTCTGTCAAGCGGCCGATCTCTGGTGGAATGGCGCCAGAAAACAAATTGGTGGAGAGGTCCAAGAGAGTGAGGCTTGTGAGGTTGCCAAGAGCAGCTGGTATGGAGCCGTAGAGATAATTCCCATTGAGGTTGAAAGTGGTGAGATTCAGCAATGCAGTGAAATGGAACAGGTCCAATGTCCCTGCAAGGCCTGCAACGGGGAGATCAATCCTAGAGACAAATCCCTCATCGTTGCAGCGAATGCCAATCCATCTGCAGTGGTTGCTGATGTTGTTGACGGACCAAGACTTAAGAGAAGCAGAAGATGATAGGCTGGATTTCCATCTTATCAAACTCTCTGCTTCATCTGTGGCTGCTCCTGAAGGACACAGACACAGACACAGTGTTAGGAGAGAAAGATATGTAGGGAAAAGGTATGTTGTTTTCATGGCTGTGTTTTTTTCTTTGTCTATCTACCCTGCTTCAATTGCCTATTTATATACAAACTAGGAGATGCCTTTTtactcaaaattaaaatactatatTCCAACAAATATGTCTGAAACCTTCTCTAATAACATTTTTTCAAAGTCAAGTCAGCTACAAAGTGTAAAATTTCCAAACTTGTGTTGCCCCACTGGAAATTGAGGGATGCTTGGTGTTTGATGTTACACAAACAATAAAGTAAAAACCGAAACAAAAAGTTAAGAGTAAAAATAGAAACGAAAAAAATAGAGGGAAGCTTGGTGTTTGATGGGGTAGATAAGCAGTAGAAAATTGGTCAGCTTTGATACAGATAAATTAACTCTAACAATAAACACAATGACATAATGACGTAAACACAAAACAAGAATTTTTGATAGAACAAACATGTTATTTGGGAAGCCTAAATAAATGTAAACACAAAGTAAGTTTCTTGGAGTGGTGGTccaattatttttcaaaataatgtgaaatgagtaaattttggagataaaataaaaaagactaTTCACAAGGCATATAATAACGTTTTTTAGTTGGTCAAATAAGTTACATGCAATGGGACCAAGAGCAGTGACAGAAAAAGAAAGGACTTTTAATTAAGCAGAAATCCAACTTGCAAATTTGAAAGACAAATGAAGAGAGTGAAGCGCGACTAAGTTATGATCACAAATAATGTAGAAATTGTTTGAAATAGTTCATTTCAAGATAATGTAGCAATTGTGGTTTTAATTGACGAAAGAATTTTCCAACCAACTTATAAATCAATACTACAAATAATCCATGGGAAAAGACAAAATAGTAAAGCCTTGACTAACTTATTATCGCCTATAACTGACGATGAGTGTTGAtcaaaactaaaataatatccCGTCCGGTCCGTTCCAAGTTATGTAAGCCGCCTTCTCTTTTGAGCTGTGAATATTACTTGAGTCATATTGCAAGTCAGGCCCCACTAAAAAGCTTTTCCAATCAATGTTAACTTACTTGAAGTGTGATTGAGGCTAAGAAGAAAAAACTGCCTACTTTGATGTTGGAAAAGGCAAAAGGGTCTATGACTATTTACTAATCttgtgaattaaaaaaatataaaatataaaaaataaacttcTAATCAATTCATAGCAAGTCATTGTTTGTGTCACTAGAATGTAAGTTTCAAATAAATTTCTGTAAtttggaaatgaattaaataaatttaaacacAACATCTAATGCTAATTATATTTAACGTTGGAATTGAGTATGATATGCAAATATATCTTTCAACAACAATGGGATTCAAACTTAAGTGCTTTAAAATAAAGTgaggaataatattttttgtttgagtCGGTAGAGAGAGGGTAAGTGCTTGAAGTGAGAAGcaatatagtactaatatttttgtTGAGTAAAACCTTTCTTGGAAAAATGAAGTGATTGAAAGGGAAACATAAATTATGGGTTTCATTGTTTCTCTTTCTACGATTTCCCTCTTTCTCTACTTTCCTGTCTTTCTTTGTAACGCTTGCATCAGTTAATTGTCCAATTGAAAAAACGAAGACTAGAAGATATATGCGACAAACCAGTCAAGTCCAATTGAAAAATGAGTGAATTTGGAGGCAAAAGCGACAAAGACTTTTACAAGGTGTTTACTGCATAATTAAGCTAAATCAAATAAAGCCAACTATTTTTTTGTCCCATTAATGGAAAATGCATGATGAAGCAAAATCAAATAAGGCCTCATATTTTCTGGTCCCATTAATGAAAAATCAAAGAAGCTTCTCAAATAAACTCCAAACAAGTCACTGTTTGTGTCACTAGAATGTAAGTTTCAAATGAATTTCGTAATTTtggaaatgaattaattaatttttaaacacAGCATCTAATGCTAATTATATTTAACGTAGGAATTGAGAATGATATGTAAGCATAAATTACACCTAAAAATACATCCATGAATAATAATTTCATCAGCAATGAGATTCAAATTTggtactcccccgtcccaactaagttgagtcgtactcatttttgggatgtcccaactaaattaagtcattttctttttttttttaaaaaaaacaatatagtacataataatttatttgaGTAAAAGCTTTGATGGAAAAAGGAAGTGATTGAAAGGGAAACATAAATGGGTCCAAGAGGCATGCCTTACAAGAAGGTTAGAGAATGGACTTTGATTTAAGCATAAGACGACTTGGATTTGCATCACATATTTTTTTCTATGGAATTAACTATTTTCAAcctctcttttttatttaatttgactATTGGTTGTTTATATACATAGTGTCAGTTTGATATTTATTCGTAtacatatatgctatgatgaaATGTTACGTGTACTCGTTTATTTATAACTAGTGGCTAGAGGTCTTTGGTTTGAGTCTCATCAATCTGTGaattacatttttaatttatttggaagACTAATATATTAGGGAATCGTATGCGAAGAATAATACCCTAAATACTAATAATAGAAATTCATATAGAGAAGTATGATAAAAAGAATATGTGTATGTAAATGGGCCGAGAATTGCATTGGTGAAACCCATCTTGGGTTTTAATATTGGGCTGAGATTACAACAGTGAGATATTTGTTCTCATTAGAGCGTGGGGATTTTTGCAGATTTACAACacgatttttaatttatttttttcctaaacGATTCTTTGAAATTTTAACAAATATTGTTCGCTTTTTAAAAAGATttataataacaataaaattaagATCTTAATTTTGaagttttagaattttattttcgtaaatttattaaaaattcggAATGCAACATGAACAAAAATATCCCAACGTAATTGCTTGCCACCCAAATTCATTTACAAATCCCAAATCATCAACTTCTTCTATCTGGATCAGAGGTACATCTTCATTCCTTTCACATTTCTCCGTCAAAGGAAATCCACACAATCCCACATTCCCCGCATACGAGTCATTTTCAAATGTGGAAAACTGCAAAGACTGTGGCACTGGCCCCACTAGATTATTCATCGAAAGGTTCAATTTCAAAAGAAAAGTCAGCCATGTCAGCTCACTCGGAATTTCTCCCTCCAGTTTGTTTGAAGACAAATCCAACGTTTCAAGCACGCTTACATTTCCAAGAGACGAGGGTATATGTCCCGTGAGAGTATTCCGCGACAAATTCAAATAGTTGAGAGAATTAAGGCTTCCTATAGGAACCCAAATACTCCCTGAAAATCATTGGAAGATAAGTCGATAGTCGTAAAGGTTTCAACAGTCTCTGCAGTAACAAATCCAAACCTATCttccatatctttcatatcttttatttagttatttttgatttcatagtatctttttatatattgttttcttgttccctaagctagtattctagtattataaatagggataggttgttattattttattcattcaatgaatatatgaaATCAAATATTTGGCTCACATAAATTGTG
This genomic interval from Salvia splendens isolate huo1 chromosome 13, SspV2, whole genome shotgun sequence contains the following:
- the LOC121761751 gene encoding receptor-like protein 52 isoform X2 — encoded protein: MKTTYLFPTYLSLLTLCLCLCPSGAATDEAESLIRWKSSLSSSASLKSWSVNNISNHCRWIGIRCNDEGFVSRIDLPVAGLAGTLDLFHFTALLNLTTFNLNGNYLYGSIPAALGNLTSLTLLDLSTNLFSGAIPPEIGRLTELRYLSFSKNHMVGEIPYQIGNLRKVCFLDLGSNYFKSPDWSRFPTFPFLTHLNLGWNEINSEFPHFITTCLNLTFLHLSLNTFTGQIPETLFTKLVKLEYLNLTSNSFQGPLSPNITNLSKLKDLHLGNNFFSGNILDTVSLIPSLQNLELYNNSFVGEIPTSIGLLTNLRTLDLRLNRFNSSIPRELGLLTNLQSLDLRRNRFNSSIPRELGLCNKLTYLDLSQNSLSGPLPPSFSNLGNISYLILTGNSLTGEILPRFFKSWRKLIALEILDNEFSGELPSEIGLLTNLDYLFLSYNSFSGSIPPEIGNLQKMRWLDLSINNFSGPLPSTIGSLTNLVYLLLSSNRLNGPIPSTIGNLTNMWTLNLSFNKLNGPIPSTIGNLTNLRALGLSSNKLNGTIPSTIGNLTNMEDLYLSSNKLNGRISQCFGNLSRSLILFHLNMNHLSGLIPSIFSENCSLVSINLGNNKFHGRLPKSLVNCQSLRGLDIGNNRIQDEFPFWMERLPKLKVLVLKSNKFDGNLSLPSPTKLPFPMLQVLDISHNAFVGSLPERYFKNFIAMIEEKQRDDTESSYDIEKEEDDQYLAFVDMIITLKGQDQLLNRLLDTFTTIDLSSNSFSGTIPPSIGNLKILKYLNLSHNSLIGHIPSSLGNMSQLESMDLSTNKLDGEIPGELTRLTFLAKLNLSMNNLVGQIPRSNQFNTFENDSYIGNLGLCGVPLTRKCKDENGKSVHPGEEESDDEYEFIDGFGWRSVVMGYGSGFVVGIGIGYMIIRSGRPRWLVEFFFGVGYTYKTKKRHSGAAPTLRGT
- the LOC121761751 gene encoding receptor-like protein 52 isoform X1, with product MKTTYLFPTYLSLLTLCLCLCPSGAATDEAESLIRWKSSLSSSASLKSWSVNNISNHCRWIGIRCNDEGFVSRIDLPVAGLAGTLDLFHFTALLNLTTFNLNGNYLYGSIPAALGNLTSLTLLDLSTNLFSGAIPPEIGRLTELRYLSFSKNHMVGEIPYQIGNLRKVCFLDLGSNYFKSPDWSRFPTFPFLTHLNLGWNEINSEFPHFITTCLNLTFLHLSLNTFTGQIPETLFTKLVKLEYLNLTSNSFQGPLSPNITNLSKLKDLHLGNNFFSGNILDTVSLIPSLQNLELYNNSFVGEIPTSIGLLTNLRTLDLRLNRFNSSIPRELGLLTNLQSLDLRRNRFNSSIPRELGLCNKLTYLDLSQNSLSGPLPPSFSNLGNISYLILTGNSLTGEILPRFFKSWRKLIALEILDNEFSGELPSEIGLLTNLDYLFLSYNSFSGSIPPEIGNLQKMRWLDLSINNFSGPLPSTIGSLTNLVYLLLSSNRLNGPIPSTIGNLTNMWTLNLSFNKLNGPIPSTIGNLTNLRALGLSSNKLNGPIPSTIGNLSNLNNLDLSSNKLNGPIPSTIGNLSNLLGLYLSSNNLNGELSSSICNLSTLRYFLLSNNTLEGRLPQCFGNFIGSVEIFHLNMNHLSGLIPSNFTEGCNVISINLGNNKFQGQLPESLINCQRLTGLDVGNNRMQGEFPFWMGGLPNFKVLVLRSNKFGGNISLPSPTKLPFPELQVLDISQNAFVGSLPDRYFNNFRAMIEEKQRNDTILNFDDMGYRQFVNIIVTLKGQDQLLNRLLEAFTTVDLSSNSFSGTIPPSIGNLKILKYMNLSHNSLTGHIPSSLGNMTELESLDLSTNKLDGEIPSELTRLTFLAKFNLSWNNLVGKIPRSNQFSTFENDSYIGNLGLCGVPLTRKCQDENEKSMQPGEEEDDDEDEFIDGFGWRSVVMGYGSGFIVGIGIGYMIIRSGRPRWLVEFFFGVGYQYKTKKRRYRAAPTRKGT